The Providencia rettgeri genome includes a window with the following:
- the caiD_2 gene encoding Carnitinyl-CoA dehydratase, with product MSESLKITRNGAILEIILDRPKANAIDAKTSFKMGEVFLNFRDDPSLRVAIITGAGERFFSAGWDLKSAAEGEAPDADFGPGGFAGLTEIFNLNKPVIAAVNGYAFGGGFELALAADMIICSENASFALPEAQLGIVPDSGGVLRLPKILPAPIVNEMVMTGRRMDAQEALRWGIANDVVPIESLMDKARELAEQVTQSAPLAVAALKEIFRATGELTVEEGYKLMRSGVLTHYPAVLHSEDATEGPLAFSEKRSPNWKGR from the coding sequence ATGAGCGAATCATTAAAAATTACCCGAAATGGCGCTATTTTAGAAATCATACTCGATAGGCCTAAAGCCAATGCAATAGATGCAAAAACCAGTTTCAAAATGGGGGAGGTTTTCCTTAATTTTCGCGATGACCCTTCGTTGCGTGTTGCAATTATCACAGGGGCAGGAGAGCGATTTTTCTCTGCAGGCTGGGACTTAAAATCGGCGGCAGAAGGTGAAGCCCCTGATGCTGACTTTGGCCCAGGTGGCTTTGCCGGTTTGACTGAAATTTTTAATTTAAACAAACCTGTTATTGCGGCGGTGAATGGATATGCATTTGGTGGCGGTTTTGAACTGGCTTTAGCGGCAGATATGATAATTTGTTCTGAAAATGCCAGTTTTGCATTACCTGAGGCTCAGCTCGGTATTGTTCCAGATAGCGGGGGGGTTTTACGTTTACCTAAAATTTTACCTGCGCCAATCGTGAATGAAATGGTTATGACTGGCAGAAGAATGGATGCACAAGAAGCTTTACGTTGGGGAATAGCTAACGATGTAGTGCCTATTGAGAGTCTGATGGATAAAGCCCGTGAACTTGCAGAACAAGTTACGCAAAGTGCGCCATTAGCAGTTGCTGCTCTAAAAGAAATTTTCCGCGCGACAGGGGAGCTTACTGTCGAAGAGGGCTATAAATTAATGCGCAGTGGTGTACTGACTCATTATCCTGCGGTTCTTCATTCCGAAGATGCCACAGAGGGGCCATTGGCTTTCTCTGAGAAACGTTCTCCAAACTGGAAAGGTCGCTAA
- the fadK gene encoding Short-chain-fatty-acid--CoA ligase, translating to MDVIGKQNLRQMWDDLALTHGNSQALIFESCDGKTSKFSYLEMNQHINRTANLFLAYGIQKGDKVALHLDNCPEFFFCWFGLAKIGAIMVPINARYKYNESAWIMQNCQPKMVVTRSSFLDIYQQVFADVATSLKHIFLITDTQIEPVEHISDFWFEQSQQHTQLTQVVELSVDDTAEILFTSGTTSRPKGVIITHYNLRFAGYYSSWQNSLRSDDIYLTVMPAFHIDCQCTASMAAFSVGATFVLLEKYSARRFWQQVVKYKATVIELIPMMIRTLLSQPLADNEKDHCLREAMFYLNLSEEERDQFMARFGVKRFLTSYGMTETIVGLIGDRPGDMRRWPSIGRPGFCYQAQIRDRNNQRVAAGVIGELCVKGERGKTLFKEYYNNPEATAKTFDEAGWMHTGDFAYQDEDGFFYFVDRSSNMIKRGGENVSCSEIENIITSHPAIVDVAVIGVADDIRDEAIKAFIVLEEGETLTQEEFFAFCEKQMAKFKVPTSVEVRKDLPRNCSGKVLKKHLQ from the coding sequence ATGGATGTAATCGGTAAACAAAATTTGCGTCAAATGTGGGATGATTTAGCGTTAACCCATGGAAACAGCCAGGCGCTTATCTTTGAATCCTGCGATGGAAAAACTAGCAAGTTCAGCTATTTAGAAATGAACCAGCACATTAATCGCACCGCCAATCTCTTTTTAGCCTATGGCATTCAAAAAGGCGATAAAGTGGCTTTACATTTAGATAATTGCCCGGAATTTTTCTTTTGCTGGTTTGGCTTGGCTAAAATTGGGGCGATTATGGTCCCAATTAATGCGCGTTATAAATACAATGAAAGTGCTTGGATCATGCAGAACTGCCAACCCAAAATGGTAGTCACTCGTTCCTCTTTCTTAGATATTTATCAACAAGTATTCGCTGACGTAGCGACAAGTCTAAAACATATTTTTTTGATTACAGACACACAAATTGAACCCGTAGAGCATATTTCTGACTTTTGGTTTGAACAGTCACAACAACATACGCAATTGACTCAGGTTGTTGAATTGAGTGTCGATGATACGGCCGAGATTTTATTTACCTCTGGAACGACCTCGAGGCCTAAAGGGGTAATTATTACCCACTATAACCTCCGCTTTGCCGGTTATTACTCTTCTTGGCAAAACAGCTTACGCTCTGATGATATTTATTTAACAGTCATGCCTGCTTTTCATATTGACTGCCAATGTACAGCTTCTATGGCTGCATTTTCTGTCGGTGCAACGTTTGTGTTATTAGAGAAATACAGCGCACGCCGTTTTTGGCAACAAGTGGTGAAATACAAAGCGACTGTCATCGAACTTATCCCCATGATGATCCGCACATTGTTAAGCCAGCCGCTGGCGGATAACGAAAAAGATCATTGTTTACGAGAAGCGATGTTTTACCTCAATTTAAGTGAAGAGGAACGCGACCAGTTTATGGCCCGGTTTGGGGTGAAGCGGTTTTTAACTTCGTATGGAATGACGGAGACTATTGTTGGTTTGATTGGTGACCGGCCTGGTGATATGCGTCGCTGGCCGTCCATTGGTCGCCCGGGTTTTTGTTATCAGGCACAAATTCGGGACAGAAATAACCAACGTGTTGCTGCGGGGGTTATTGGTGAGCTCTGTGTGAAAGGTGAGCGTGGTAAAACCCTTTTTAAAGAGTATTACAACAACCCTGAAGCGACAGCAAAAACCTTTGATGAAGCGGGATGGATGCACACGGGGGACTTTGCCTACCAAGATGAAGATGGATTTTTCTATTTTGTCGATAGAAGCAGCAATATGATCAAACGCGGTGGAGAAAATGTTTCTTGCAGTGAAATCGAAAATATTATCACCTCACACCCTGCCATTGTGGATGTGGCGGTGATCGGCGTTGCGGATGATATCCGAGATGAAGCGATTAAAGCCTTTATTGTGCTTGAAGAAGGGGAAACCTTAACTCAGGAAGAGTTCTTTGCTTTTTGTGAAAAACAAATGGCGAAATTTAAGGTGCCAACGAGTGTTGAGGTACGTAAAGATTTACCGCGTAACTGCTCTGGAAAAGTATTGAAAAAACATCTGCAATAA
- the xseB gene encoding Exodeoxyribonuclease 7 small subunit → MAKEKTQQVPTVSFENSLQELEQIVARLESGELPLEDALNEFERGVQIAKQGQKVLQQAEQRVQILLSDDENKPLADFSPDTE, encoded by the coding sequence ATGGCTAAAGAAAAAACTCAGCAAGTTCCGACTGTTAGTTTTGAAAACTCGCTTCAAGAGCTAGAGCAGATCGTCGCTCGCCTAGAATCTGGTGAACTTCCCTTAGAAGATGCCCTTAATGAGTTTGAACGTGGTGTTCAAATTGCTAAACAAGGTCAAAAAGTATTACAGCAAGCAGAGCAACGTGTACAAATTTTGCTAAGCGATGACGAAAATAAACCTCTAGCCGATTTTTCACCTGATACAGAATAA
- the dxs gene encoding 1-deoxy-D-xylulose-5-phosphate synthase, whose translation MSIDIAKYPTLALAETPDELRLLPKESLPKLCDELRQFLLSSVGRSSGHFASGLGAVELTVALHYVYKTPFDNLVWDVGHQAYPHKILTGRRDRIDTIRQKNGLHPFPWREESEYDILSVGHSSTSISAGLGMAIAAEKEQQSRKTVCVIGDGAITAGMAFEAMNHAGDAAPDMLVILNDNEMSISENVGALNNHLAHLLSGKLYTTLREGGKKVFSNMPPIKELLKKTEEHIKGMVVPGTMFEELGFNYIGPVDGHDVVALVQTLKNMRDLKGPQFLHIMTKKGRGYEPAEKDPISWHAVPKFDPSTFTLPKSKETGPTFSKIFGDWLCEEAKNDGKLMAITPAMREGSGMVRFSKEFPDQYFDVAIAEQHAVTFAAGLAIGGYKPIVAIYSTFLQRGYDQVIHDVAIQKVPVMFAIDRAGIVGADGQTHQGSFDISFLRCIPTMVIMAPSDENECRQMLHTGYHYQDGPCAVRYPRGTGTGAELQPLSPLPIGKGIVRRQGEKVAILCFGTLLSHALVAAERLNATVVDMRFVKPLDEALILEMANTHDVLVTLEENAIMGGAGSGVNEFLMHEKKIIPTLNLGLPDYFISQGTQEELIAELGLDSTGIVNSINNYLAK comes from the coding sequence ATGAGTATTGATATCGCTAAATATCCCACGCTAGCCTTGGCAGAGACACCAGATGAGCTTCGTCTGTTGCCTAAAGAAAGTTTGCCTAAGCTTTGTGATGAACTCAGACAATTCTTGCTGAGTAGCGTGGGTCGCTCTAGCGGTCACTTTGCTTCTGGCCTCGGTGCTGTTGAACTCACCGTCGCATTACATTATGTCTATAAAACTCCATTTGATAATCTTGTTTGGGATGTCGGCCACCAAGCCTACCCACATAAGATATTAACGGGTCGCCGTGACCGTATTGATACCATCCGTCAAAAAAATGGTCTACATCCCTTTCCATGGCGCGAAGAAAGTGAATATGACATTTTAAGCGTTGGCCATTCCTCAACATCCATTAGTGCCGGTTTAGGTATGGCCATTGCTGCAGAAAAAGAGCAACAAAGCCGTAAAACAGTTTGTGTGATTGGTGATGGCGCCATCACCGCTGGAATGGCATTTGAAGCAATGAATCATGCAGGGGATGCCGCACCTGACATGTTGGTTATCTTAAACGATAACGAAATGTCTATTTCAGAAAATGTTGGCGCACTAAACAATCACTTAGCTCACTTACTTTCTGGAAAGCTCTATACAACATTACGTGAAGGTGGGAAAAAAGTTTTTTCTAACATGCCACCTATCAAAGAATTATTGAAAAAGACAGAAGAACACATTAAAGGCATGGTCGTACCGGGGACCATGTTTGAAGAATTAGGTTTTAACTATATTGGCCCCGTTGACGGTCATGATGTTGTTGCCTTAGTTCAAACGTTAAAAAATATGCGTGACTTAAAAGGACCGCAATTTTTACATATCATGACCAAGAAAGGTCGCGGTTATGAGCCGGCAGAAAAAGACCCAATTAGCTGGCATGCAGTTCCTAAATTTGACCCAAGTACATTCACTTTGCCCAAAAGCAAAGAGACCGGACCGACATTCTCTAAAATTTTTGGTGATTGGCTGTGTGAAGAGGCTAAAAATGATGGCAAGTTGATGGCTATCACCCCTGCAATGCGTGAAGGCTCTGGTATGGTTCGGTTTTCTAAAGAATTCCCTGATCAATACTTCGATGTCGCGATTGCAGAGCAACATGCTGTCACCTTTGCTGCAGGCCTTGCTATTGGTGGCTATAAGCCTATCGTTGCTATCTATTCGACTTTCTTGCAGCGTGGTTACGACCAAGTCATTCATGATGTGGCTATCCAAAAGGTGCCTGTCATGTTTGCGATCGACCGAGCCGGTATTGTAGGAGCTGATGGGCAAACTCACCAAGGTTCTTTTGATATTTCATTCCTGCGCTGTATACCAACCATGGTTATTATGGCTCCAAGTGATGAAAATGAGTGCCGCCAAATGCTACATACTGGCTACCATTATCAAGATGGTCCATGTGCGGTTCGTTACCCTCGAGGCACAGGAACAGGCGCTGAGTTACAGCCGCTATCACCGCTGCCTATTGGTAAAGGTATTGTTCGTCGCCAAGGTGAGAAGGTCGCTATCTTATGCTTTGGTACCTTATTAAGCCACGCATTGGTCGCCGCTGAGCGGCTTAATGCAACTGTTGTTGATATGCGCTTTGTGAAGCCTTTAGACGAAGCGCTTATCCTTGAAATGGCCAATACTCATGATGTACTTGTCACTCTCGAAGAGAATGCCATCATGGGTGGAGCAGGTAGCGGTGTGAATGAATTCTTAATGCATGAGAAAAAAATCATTCCAACCTTAAACCTTGGCTTACCTGACTATTTTATTTCTCAAGGTACCCAAGAAGAACTTATTGCTGAACTGGGCTTAGATTCCACAGGTATTGTTAATTCTATTAATAACTACTTAGCCAAATAA
- a CDS encoding DNA-binding transcriptional activator CaiF, translating into MCGQYINEPLYLSIANWVMKQGHWTTAREISNHFDIPHPNAVNIVSYILSDVAEIQCEVKMIPNKLSGRGCQCQRLIKVKKIDNQLYARLRSHQTEKVTIDSPMKAASMPPSELNREQKWRWMLSKAQRR; encoded by the coding sequence ATGTGTGGACAATATATTAATGAACCCTTGTATTTATCTATCGCAAACTGGGTAATGAAACAAGGCCATTGGACTACAGCTAGAGAAATATCTAATCACTTTGATATTCCGCATCCTAATGCTGTCAATATTGTTTCTTATATTTTATCTGATGTTGCTGAAATTCAGTGTGAAGTAAAAATGATCCCAAATAAATTATCGGGACGAGGCTGCCAATGTCAGCGGCTTATTAAAGTTAAGAAAATTGATAACCAGCTTTATGCTCGTTTAAGAAGCCATCAAACTGAAAAAGTCACTATCGATTCCCCAATGAAAGCGGCCTCTATGCCACCAAGTGAATTAAATCGAGAGCAAAAATGGCGATGGATGCTGTCAAAAGCACAACGTCGTTAA
- the ispA gene encoding Farnesyl diphosphate synthase has protein sequence MSEQHLDSFTQQQKQAYDRVNQYLLDALNALPFADLPLAQAMRYGTLLGGKRLRPFLTYAVGSMFGVSQENLDAPAAAVECIHAYSLIHDDLPAMDDDDLRRGQPTCHIKYGEGNAVLAGDALQTLAFQLLSSAPMPDVTDKDRIAMIAELSYASGLAGMCGGQALDLEAEGKQVDLEFLERIHQHKTGALIRAAIRLGAFAAGEKGQKLLPVLDKYAQSIGLAFQVQDDILDVIGDSEVTGKRQGTDAEHEKSTYPSLLGLEVAQKKARELYHDAVDALETLQSHGYNIEMLSALANFIIERKS, from the coding sequence ATGTCTGAACAACATTTAGATAGCTTTACGCAGCAACAAAAGCAAGCCTACGACAGAGTCAATCAATACCTATTAGATGCCTTAAATGCGCTGCCATTTGCAGACCTCCCACTTGCTCAGGCGATGCGCTATGGCACATTATTGGGTGGAAAACGCTTACGTCCATTTTTAACTTATGCCGTCGGTTCTATGTTTGGTGTTAGCCAAGAAAACCTTGACGCTCCAGCTGCTGCAGTCGAATGTATTCATGCTTATTCATTAATCCATGATGATTTACCTGCAATGGATGATGATGATTTGCGTCGTGGCCAACCGACTTGTCACATTAAGTATGGTGAAGGCAATGCAGTGCTTGCTGGAGATGCATTACAAACATTGGCATTCCAATTACTGTCATCTGCGCCAATGCCTGATGTGACAGACAAAGACCGCATAGCGATGATTGCAGAGTTATCATACGCAAGTGGCTTAGCGGGAATGTGTGGCGGGCAAGCTCTTGATTTAGAAGCAGAAGGAAAGCAAGTTGACCTTGAATTTCTTGAGCGCATTCATCAACATAAAACAGGGGCATTAATTCGTGCAGCAATCCGTCTTGGTGCTTTTGCTGCTGGTGAAAAAGGTCAAAAATTACTGCCTGTTTTAGACAAATATGCACAATCCATCGGTCTTGCCTTTCAAGTACAGGACGATATCCTAGATGTTATCGGTGATAGCGAAGTCACAGGTAAACGCCAAGGAACGGATGCCGAACATGAAAAAAGTACCTATCCATCGCTATTAGGGCTTGAAGTTGCTCAGAAAAAAGCACGTGAGCTATATCATGATGCGGTAGACGCTTTAGAGACTCTCCAGTCCCATGGATATAATATAGAAATGTTAAGCGCTTTAGCTAATTTCATTATTGAACGTAAAAGCTGA
- the thiI gene encoding tRNA sulfurtransferase produces MKFIIKLFPEITIKSQTVRLRFIKILTSNIRNVLKPLGEEISVVRNWDNIEVRVKGETKHDEICDMLGRIPGIHHILEVEEKPFTSLHHIYEMTHEAYGESLENKTFCVRVKRRGKHEFSSIDAERYIGGGLNQHIASAKVKLKDPDTTIHLEIEDDKLILVKARIEGIGGFPIGTQEDVLSLISGGFDSGVSSYMLMRRGCRVHYCFFNLGGAAHEIGVKQIAHYLWNRFGSSHKVRFIAVNFEPVVAEILEKVDDGQMGVVLKRMMVRAASKVAERYGVQAIVTGEALGQVSSQTLTNLRLIDNASDTLVLRPLISHDKEHIIKLARQIGTEDFAKTMPEYCGVISKSPTVKAVKERIEAEEANFDFGILESVVEQAQNIDIRQIAQESLEKVPEIEMVSELSIENEVILDIRSIDEFEDKPLNVDGMEVKHIPFYKLSTQFGDLPKDKTYLLYCDRGVMSRLQALYLKEQGYENIKVYRP; encoded by the coding sequence ATGAAGTTTATCATTAAGTTATTCCCAGAAATTACCATTAAAAGCCAAACTGTTAGGCTACGTTTTATTAAAATTTTGACCAGTAATATCCGTAACGTGCTTAAACCACTTGGCGAAGAGATTTCGGTTGTCCGTAATTGGGATAACATTGAAGTGCGTGTGAAGGGAGAAACAAAACACGACGAAATTTGTGACATGCTAGGGCGCATTCCAGGTATTCACCATATTCTCGAAGTGGAAGAAAAACCGTTTACCAGTCTACATCATATTTACGAAATGACACACGAAGCCTATGGTGAATCATTAGAAAATAAAACATTCTGTGTGCGGGTAAAACGTCGTGGTAAACATGAATTTTCATCTATTGACGCTGAACGGTATATCGGTGGTGGGTTAAATCAACACATTGCCTCTGCAAAAGTTAAGCTTAAAGACCCTGATACCACGATTCACTTAGAAATCGAAGATGATAAACTTATTTTAGTTAAAGCACGTATTGAAGGTATCGGTGGTTTCCCTATTGGGACTCAAGAAGATGTGTTATCACTCATTTCTGGTGGTTTTGATTCAGGTGTGTCTAGCTATATGTTGATGCGCCGTGGTTGTCGTGTTCACTACTGTTTCTTTAATTTAGGCGGTGCAGCTCATGAAATTGGTGTGAAGCAAATCGCACATTATCTGTGGAACCGTTTTGGTAGCTCCCATAAAGTCCGTTTTATTGCTGTAAATTTTGAGCCTGTTGTCGCTGAAATTTTAGAAAAAGTTGATGATGGCCAAATGGGGGTTGTGCTCAAACGTATGATGGTAAGAGCTGCATCTAAAGTTGCAGAGCGTTATGGCGTGCAGGCGATTGTCACGGGTGAAGCTCTTGGGCAAGTTTCCAGCCAAACCCTAACAAACTTACGTTTGATTGATAATGCGTCTGATACCTTAGTATTAAGGCCATTAATTTCCCATGATAAAGAACACATTATCAAACTAGCTCGCCAAATTGGCACTGAAGATTTCGCAAAAACCATGCCCGAATATTGCGGTGTGATTTCAAAAAGCCCAACCGTTAAAGCGGTGAAAGAGCGTATTGAAGCAGAAGAAGCCAATTTTGATTTTGGTATTTTAGAGTCTGTTGTTGAGCAAGCGCAAAATATTGATATTCGACAAATTGCACAAGAAAGCCTTGAAAAAGTTCCTGAAATTGAAATGGTGAGTGAGCTTTCAATTGAAAATGAAGTGATTTTAGATATTCGTTCAATTGATGAATTTGAAGATAAGCCACTGAATGTCGATGGAATGGAAGTTAAGCATATTCCATTCTATAAGTTGAGCACGCAATTTGGTGACTTACCAAAAGATAAAACCTATTTATTATATTGTGACCGTGGGGTAATGAGCCGCTTGCAAGCGCTATACCTAAAAGAGCAAGGTTATGAAAATATAAAGGTTTATCGCCCATAG
- the yrdA_2 gene encoding carnitine operon protein CaiE, translated as MSFYAFEGVIPVVHPTAYVHPSAVVIGDVIIGEGVFVGPNASLRGDYGRLIIEKGANIQDCCIMHGYSDVETIVHECGHVGHGAILHGCIIGRDALVGMNSVVMDGAVIGEESIVAAMSFVKAGFQGENRQMLVGSPARFLRSVTDEELHWKRLNTKEYQDLAGRYHQQLQETQPLTELEVNRPKLFGTTDVKPKGQ; from the coding sequence TTGAGTTTTTACGCTTTTGAAGGTGTTATCCCGGTTGTTCATCCTACTGCATATGTTCACCCATCAGCGGTAGTGATTGGTGATGTGATTATTGGTGAAGGGGTTTTCGTTGGGCCGAATGCCTCTTTACGTGGGGATTATGGCCGCTTGATCATAGAAAAAGGGGCAAATATTCAGGACTGCTGCATTATGCATGGCTATAGTGATGTCGAAACCATTGTCCATGAATGTGGGCATGTAGGCCACGGAGCTATTTTACATGGATGCATTATTGGCCGTGATGCTTTGGTCGGAATGAACAGTGTCGTTATGGATGGCGCAGTGATTGGTGAGGAAAGTATTGTTGCTGCGATGAGTTTTGTTAAGGCCGGTTTTCAAGGCGAAAATCGTCAGATGTTGGTCGGAAGTCCTGCGCGCTTTTTACGCTCAGTGACTGATGAAGAACTGCATTGGAAACGGTTAAATACGAAAGAATATCAAGACTTAGCAGGCCGATATCATCAACAATTACAGGAAACCCAACCGCTGACAGAGCTTGAAGTTAATCGACCCAAATTATTTGGTACAACAGATGTAAAACCTAAGGGCCAGTGA